DNA sequence from the Cetobacterium sp. ZOR0034 genome:
GTACAAAAAACGGTATTATCCCGTACAAAAAACGGTATTATCCCGTACAAAAAACGGTATTATCCCGTACAAAAAATGGTGTTATCCCGTACAAATAATATTGACTTGTTAGTGATTAGTGTTATAATGATTTTGAGGTGATTTTATGGGAACTAATTTAGAATTGAAACATCATAAAGATTTTCATAGAGTACAATTTCAAGGATTATCTATGAATCAAAGAAATTTAGTGTTTGCTCTATGTTGTAAGGTTATGAATCAAGACGATAATTTATTAGTATTCAATATAAACGAAATGAGTTCTTTAAGTAAATTAAAAAAAAGAAAAATGTCAAATAAAGAAATGTTTGATTATTTAGAAGATTTATACAATACACTAAAAAAAACATCAATAAAAATAAAAAAAGAAAATGGTGTAAAAATTTTTAGTTTATTTATTGATTATGAATCATTTGAAGATGAAGGGAAATTTCAAATTAAGGTAAATAGTTCATTCCGTTATATGTTAAACGATATAAAAGAGCCATTTACTATACAAAATTTAGAAGAATATACAAATTTAAAAAGTGGTTATTCTCAATTGTTATATTCTCTTTTAAAAGAATGGGAAAAGAAAAAAGAACATATATTTACAATAGATGAATTTAGAAATGATTTAGGGATTCCAGAAACATATGATTTTGATATTATTAATAAAAGAGTATTAAATCAAATTTTGAAAGAATTACCTCCATATTTTCCAAATTTAAAATTAGAAAAAATAAAAACTGGAAGAAAGGTTACTAGTTTAAAGTTTACTTGGGGAAATCGAATAGAAAAAATTGAGAACAAAAATAATAGTGATGTTATTGATATAGTTGAAATTTCAGATAAAAACACTCCTTTATAAATTGTTTTTAAATTTTTCTAAATCTTCTAAATTTTGTATTTCTGCGAGTTGAGACCATAAATTCATTCGTTTGTT
Encoded proteins:
- a CDS encoding replication initiation protein, yielding MGTNLELKHHKDFHRVQFQGLSMNQRNLVFALCCKVMNQDDNLLVFNINEMSSLSKLKKRKMSNKEMFDYLEDLYNTLKKTSIKIKKENGVKIFSLFIDYESFEDEGKFQIKVNSSFRYMLNDIKEPFTIQNLEEYTNLKSGYSQLLYSLLKEWEKKKEHIFTIDEFRNDLGIPETYDFDIINKRVLNQILKELPPYFPNLKLEKIKTGRKVTSLKFTWGNRIEKIENKNNSDVIDIVEISDKNTPL